DNA sequence from the Falco biarmicus isolate bFalBia1 chromosome 5, bFalBia1.pri, whole genome shotgun sequence genome:
ggaagggatggggtACCCTTGCCTACAGGTGATGTACCGGGGGGTGGCTGTCCTGTGTACTGCTTGCTGGGGCTGGTGATGGTGGGAAGGCAGGTCAGATCCTCacctcccttctcctctcttcaCAGCATTATCCAAAGCTGCTGAAGTGTATTTTAAGGCGATAGAGAAGATTGGGGAGCAAGCGCTGCAGAGCTCCACCTCACACATGCTGGGTAAGCCTCTCCACTCACCATCCTCTTTCCTGTGATGAAccacagttacatttttttgGACCCTTCCCCTTAGCTGGTCCCTTTCCAGGTACTGCGGGAAGGAATACAGCTCCTCTAAATGGTGTCTCACAGTGCCAGGCCCTGTCCAGGTGGTGAGAGTCAAATTTATTGTGTACCCTTGAATATCCCTCAAGGCCCCAGCACTCTGCCCTGTATCTCTCTGAGATCAATGACTGAGCTCAGCTCCTGGGATGGACCTTCAGCAATGGACCGCTCATGGAAACAAATGCTTGCTGAGGCATCCTACTCTGAGAGCTGAAGTTTTCATCTTGGAGGAACCAGTTTCCTCCTCCTCGCAAGTGTGAGGGAAATGCTGGAATGTATGGACTGACAACAGCTGATGGGATGATGTCCTCCtgagcctgcagccagctgaaATGGCAGCTTGGAGCTGAGGGGCTTACGCTCAGCAGTGCAAATTGTTCTGCAGCCTAATGGCAGCTGCTGAAAATATGTTCAGGGAACTGCTCTACTGCTAAACGTTTTAGTAAAAAGCTTCCAGCAGATGTGTCCCTTCTGCAGACTCCTATCATCATCTGCACCACCCAGCTagctcctctgctccctgctgtcaGTCTCTTCCTTTCCTGGTTTTGTAATACCAACCCTGGCGAAGCGGGGACCATGCACAGCATCGGCAGCAGGTGCTGTAGCTGCCTTCCTGTAGGACAGCCAGAGCCATGCACTGCAGCTGGGGTGGCACTGGAGTTACAAATGGGGCCTGCAggggctgtggcagagcagagacCCAGCACCCAGAGCCCATGGCAGAGCCGAGGCTGCTGGTGGGcacctggggctggagcagagcactGGTCTGGCAGCTTCGTGGGCTGGAGCAACCCTGCATTGGGCAGTGCCTGAGGAGTGGTGGTggagctgagccctggggaggaAGGCTACTAGCCTCTCTCAGTGTGCAGAGAGCAGCGCTCTGCGATATCTGTTGGACTTTCACACCTGTATATCATCAGCTTGAGCTGCACACTGTGGTCTGCCTCCTTGGGCACACAAGGAAATGGCCACAGGATTTTTCCACCGTCTCCTGTCTCTTTCCCTGAAGGTGAAATTCTGATGCAGATGTCTGACACACAGAGACTCCTGAGCTCTGATTTGGAAGTTGTGGTGAGTGGTTTTCCTGAGCGCTGGTGCAGGCGGGGAATAAAGGGGCTTCCTTAACCACAGCTTGCCAGCATTTGCCCAGTTTGCCCTGTCTCCTGCCCTCTCACATGCCTGCTGGCAGGTGCCTGCTTCCTTGCTATCCCTGCTGCATGTGACAGAGGTGTGTTACAGAGCTGGCGTGCccgcagcctggctggtgtTCAGTGTTTGGTGTCCTTGGTGGACTGTTACCACCTCCTCACAAGTGCAGTGGAAGGTGTGCAGTAGACTGAGCAATGCCTGGCTCGGAACACATGGCAAGGCCATCCTCTCTTTTCCTGGGTGGCAGTGGTGGGACAGGAGTGGAGGGGCTGATAACCCTTCCAGATACTGCTGTTTGTGCCCATGCCAAAGCTTGAGGGATAATGGTCAGGTGGCTGCTGAGTGCCAATCCCcaagctgcagggctgctccatGGTAGCCCTGATGTGTCCATTTCTGGCTTCTGTATGGGGTCCAGGTGGCAAGAGTTACCAGCTCTGCAGGTTTTATGAGCCACTCCTCACCACAGTGCATGTAACACCCCATATGGTGAAGGGACAAGGGTGATGGCTCCTTTGCCTCTTCCAGGCTCAGACCTTCCATGtggacctgctgcagcacatggaGAAGAACACTAAAATGGACGTGCAGTTCATCAGTGTGAGTGATGagctcccttctcctcctcagcCCTCCttgtttccccctcccctccacccaAGGGCTTTGCTTCAGCATCTGGTGTGTTTCCTTGACTTTCTGCAGAAGGAGTTAAGGGGGGCTTATCTTCCTCTCCTTCATGgaccaacccccccccccccccccacctcgTTTGGCTGATGATGGAGAGCTAAAGAGGGAAGGCAACTGTTTTTTGTGCACTGGGACTTGCCAAATGCTTCAACTGGGCTAAGAGGCTAGGCATCCCAAAAGCAGAATTCCCAGCTTCTCCAAACTACAGCTTCTGCATGGGTGTAcgtcctgtgctgctgtggcccAGCTGGCCATGCTGGTGGGTAGTGTCACAGAGGGAGACAGAGGACTGGGCTcccagtgctgggggagctgggtgcCAGTTCTTGCTCCTGAGATCTTGAGGTTCATCAGCACTATGGGGCCCTTTGAAGTGAAGGGCAAGGTAAAGAAAGACTTTATAAGAGGTCCAGGTGAAGTCTGATTTCAGGGGTACTCAGATGTTCAATCACTCATCAGAGCAGGACCCTTGCTGTATCACGGTGTGTCTCTGGTTCCTTATCAAGCCTGGTTTCTCCCTGGCAGGAGAGCCAGAAGCAGTATGAGCTGGAGTACCAGCGCAGAGCCACCAACCTGGATAAGtgcatggcagagctgtggagAATGGAGAGGGCCCGTGATAAAAACGTCCGGGAGATGAAGGTGAGCAGTGATTGTGGGAAGGGGAGCTGGAAAAAGAACTGGATGATTTCTCTGGAGCCAAGGCTTGATTTCTCAGCAACCTCATCCTTCCTTAAAAGCCAAGGGATTGACACCGACGTTCAAGAGACAGCAGGCTTATCTGGAAAGGAGGAAACTCCTTTTCCTCAGGGTGCTGCAGTCCTGTGGTGCTCACTCCTGCCAAGACCTTTCCTCATGCAGCAAGCCTCAGTGTGCAAGGTTTAATCCCTGGGATTCCGCTTTagctcctctgtgctgctccagcactgcaAGCGGACTGGGAAGCTCGTAGACATGACCACCTGTTTCAACCCTTCCCCTGCCGTGTATGAGCCCCTTCTTCTGAACTTATGCTGAtgccttcctccctctttcctttgtgtttcaggAGAATGTGATGCGACTGTGCTCAGAGATGCAGGTGTTTGTCTCTGAGAGCCAGAGGGAggctgagctggaggagaaaCGTCGCTACCGCTTCCTGGCTGAAAAGCATCAGATGCTCTACAATACTCTCCTCCAGTTTTACAGCAGGGTATGGCCCTGGCGTGctggggggcagagctgggggagcaggcagcatggCTGGAGGAGAAGCATGCAGGAGGATGGAGCCAGGGCCAAGATGCCCCTTGGGTGAAGGCAACATCTGTGCATGGACTGGGCAGGAAAATCTATTTCATTTCTTGCTGGTCGTACTAAGTACAGGCTGGCTGTACTAAGCTAGGagagcctggctggggctgaggaTGGTGCTGACATGGGGGTTAGTTGGGTGTGTGCGTGATAGGAGAGGTAAAGGTGATGTAGGTGTGTACAGCAGGGTCTTTGAAACCACAGGGTCTCTGCTGGAGGGTGCCATCCTAGAAATTCGCTCCTGTGGGGCTCTGTTTGGTCATTCCCACAAACCTAATTGTGGGAGCAGCTGGTCCCCAACCTGATGCACATGGCAGCCCTCGGTTCCCTCTGTAGCTGTCCTGCTTTGTCTGTCActccttctctctccccagGCTCGGGGCATGATCCAGACTAAGGCACCACAGtggaaggagcagctggaggccagcCGCAACCCCTCGAATAGCCACTCACAGGGTCTTCTCGCAGCCTCCCACAGTCAGGGGTATCCATCAGGCCGGCTCACCCCTACCCACCTCGAGATGGTGAGGACCCATGGACAGCCTTCACCTTGTttggtgaaacactggagcaggttgcccagagaggtggtagatgccccagCCCTGGAAACGTTCAAGGGTCgggttggacagggctctgagcaacctgatctagttgaaggtGTCctcctgctcattgcaggggggttggactagatggcccttaaaggtcccttccaacccaagctattctatgattctgtggtGGTGAGGCTGCAGCTCCGCCTTTCAGGCTGCGGGGCACGGCCAGTCCTTGGCCAACCTTGGTGGTACTGGCTACCTTGTCCAGCTTCTGTGGCCTTTCCTGGCCAAGATGAAGGGAAGTATGTGTATGGCCTGCAACAGGGGAATGTGCTGGGTTTGCCTTTCTAAGAAGGACTGAGTATCTCTCAGAGCATCTCCTGATTAACACAACCCCTGTGGATATGTGTTCAGCCTCCTTTCCTTCCAACAGCCCCAGAGACCCCTTGAGGACTTTTCTTCTCCCATAACTGGGAGTAGATCCAGCGtcttctctgcagagcctccAGAAATGAGACTGTCTCCTCAACCAGAGCCCCCCAGGTGGCCATTGCGGAGGACACCATCAGCTAGTATGACATGGGTCTGGGAGCAATGCTGTGGGGACATAGAGGGGTTGGACCTCTCTGGGAACAGGGTTGGGTTTCAGGAGGGGCCACCACTCTATCAGACCACTGGTCCTCAGCCATATTCCAGGGCATGGTGAGAGGACAGTGTGTATGGGAGCTGTGGGGGCAAGGCTGAATGAAGCAGAGGGCTGAACTCAGGCTTCAAAGCAGGGTCCATCCGGGACAAGGCCAGGCTTCTTGTCTGGCTGTGTGAGGTGGGGAACCCCCAGACGTGCAATTTTCAAGGCTCCTTAAACCATGAGGGCTGGTGCTTACTGGAGTTCCCATTTTGGTAAAGCACCTGCCCTCATGCTACCGGATTAAATATGAGCCTGCCCTACGATACCCAGCCACTTAACCTGATGTCTAGCCTTAAAAATTTCAGCttgaagtgttaaaaaaaaaaggggggggttggtcagggagggagaaaaattaCCCAAATAGTTGCTTTAGGTCTTTCCAGCttcagggctgggaagggggcCATCAGCCAGGACATGCAATGTCTATGCTCTAGACCTTTGGCCAAAGAAGAATAGTGCAAAGCAAGTCGTTTCGGCTTGAGTTGATTTTCTCTGCAAGATGAATGTTTTCCCATGCTTTGCCCATGCTATGCCTTGCTGTCTCCTTGCAGAGGAAGGCTGTCTACTCCTTCTCTAGAGTGATTATTTGACTGGGGAAGCACTGGTCCCTTCAAGGCAGTGTGGGTCTTGCAGGAGGATGCCAGACTCCAGCCAGACCCCTTTGTCCCTGCAGGTTTGCTCCCTACTGGCTGTACCTCCCGTTCAGGTTCCTTTGGTGAGGCCAGCAGCGGCAGcgaaggcaggaggaggagcagcacagCGAGAGTGCAAGCTATCGTGCCCCACACGACTGGTGTCAACCGGACCCTGCTACGGTTTGACCCCGGGGATGTCATCACGGTGCTGATGCCAGATGCGCAGAACGGCTGGCTGTACGGCAAGCTGGAGGGCTCATCCACGTACGTGACTTTGGTGCTGTAAATGGTCCTGATGCAGGCTTGCTGGGTCTGAGGCTGGGAGGCTTAACCCTGAaattctctccctgctcccctcctggTGTGGTCTGGGCACTGTGCCTCACCCACCATCTGGGTGGGACATCACCGTATCCTCAGCTGGGGGTTGTGCCTAGCATGGGGGCTCTCCAAGCCAAGGTGATGCGGTGGGGCTGGGCTAGTGTGGATGAGCTGCCTAAGAAAGCACTGGGGGCTTTGGGTAGAAGATCCAGGGATGCAGCGACCCCCTCCTGGCTTGCATGACTGAGTGACTTCTGTCATGAGATCCAGCTCAGGGCCACGAACTGCTGGAGTTACCTGAGAGGCCTGGCATTTCTCAGCTCACACCACAACTGCTGTCACAGCCTCCAGCACAGACATGGCATGGAAACTGCTGCACCCAGCACTTACTGAATTACTCTCCGTGGCACCACCGGTCAAAACCTGTGTGCAAAGTCTGCCCTGTTCCACACGGGACCCCTGCACCGTGCTCTGCAGGGAAGCTCACGCTCAGATGTGAGATGAGCAAGAGCAGTGCCTTTCTTTGCAGGGGTTTCTGGGGTGGAACTGTTTTACCCTGAGGAGAAAGGATTTCCACAGCTTCCTTGTGTTCTGGCCTTGGCTTCCTTGTGATCGTGCTCAGTCGGAGCATCTCTTCCTGGGTTGCACCAGCATTGCTACTGGGAGCGTGGATTTTGCATGGCCTCTGAGAAGAGCGAGTCCTGCTCCAAGGACTGTCTCTCCAAGGACAGTCTCGCAGTAACCCCGTGCCCCACCCAGAGGTGAAAGATGTGCAGGAACCCTGTCACacccagtgcagcagcagcagcagcttggtgGATGTGTGGGGTGGGTGTAGATAGGAGTGCTGGACAGCTGGATCCGAAGAACCACAAACTGCGATTGCCTGGTCTCATTTGTGTCTGTGCCCTAGATGCGGCTGGTTCCCTGAAGCTTATGTCAAGCCTCTGGAGGATGCAAGAGAGATGGAAGAGCCAACCACCAGGTAACAGGAGAGTAACtggccaggcaggagctggagtgGCTCCTGGTAGGTCACTAACACCAGTGGGGTACTTGTTTGGGATGTGCCCCA
Encoded proteins:
- the BAIAP2L2 gene encoding brain-specific angiogenesis inhibitor 1-associated protein 2-like protein 2 translates to MDLSYRTTISIYKSILEQFNPALENLVYLGNNYLRAFHALSKAAEVYFKAIEKIGEQALQSSTSHMLGEILMQMSDTQRLLSSDLEVVAQTFHVDLLQHMEKNTKMDVQFISESQKQYELEYQRRATNLDKCMAELWRMERARDKNVREMKENVMRLCSEMQVFVSESQREAELEEKRRYRFLAEKHQMLYNTLLQFYSRARGMIQTKAPQWKEQLEASRNPSNSHSQGLLAASHSQGYPSGRLTPTHLEMPQRPLEDFSSPITGSRSSVFSAEPPEMRLSPQPEPPRWPLRRTPSASLLPTGCTSRSGSFGEASSGSEGRRRSSTARVQAIVPHTTGVNRTLLRFDPGDVITVLMPDAQNGWLYGKLEGSSTCGWFPEAYVKPLEDAREMEEPTTRSFPLRSSHSMDDILDRPSTPSSSNYWPAAAQPSLPNPPPLSVGASSHQTGVATPVSSGSKKSGVFDRPPELFPRGTNPFATVKLRPTVTNDRSAPIIR